Below is a window of Camelina sativa cultivar DH55 chromosome 11, Cs, whole genome shotgun sequence DNA.
CATTGTCATCCCTGAGAAACACTCTCGGCTTGGAAGATCAGGCAGCGGGTGAATCGCTAAACGGTGCAGCCATGTCATTCGAAAAGAAAAGGTTCATAAACACACATCAATCCTTTGCCACATTAGAAACATCAGTTCTGTCTTAGTAACCCTTCAATGTTTCTGCCTTATGCTTTAACTGCTACCTTCTCTTTGCAGCCCGTTCTTACTTGAATGCTTGAACGAGTACTACTTAACTTATGATGATAAGTGTTTGCGATGCAACGGAGCTGATCTCTTGACTCGAGTATCTAAACGGTTTTTAAACGGGAAGCTTAACATTCGACCTTCCTCTGTATTCTTCCCAATCAGCccacaacaaataacaaagtaAAACCTTTCTACTAGCTTTTGCTCAAGACCCTTTGGTCCATCTTTGTTTAAGGAAGcttctaactttttttggttttttgtggAGCAGCTATTTTGCATATCCTACAACAGAAGATGAGAACTCGCAGCAAGACGAATTGTTCAAGAAAATCATCAATGAGTCATTAACGTTCCATTTCTGGAACAGCGCAACTTCATCTCTGATCCCTGAACCAGAGAGCCTTGTCTCTAAGCTTCTTGACCATAGTTGTATCCGTTGCTCCGATGTattataaaactatattttttttttaatatataaagagaagaTTTTTGCAAGActttaaagtctctctctctatggacGAGCCATTAAAGTTTCAATGGCGTCTCTTCTTACTAAATCGAATCGATTCCTTCTTAGACCTTCTGAGATACCCAATTCTCtctgctctcttctcttcttcagacTGATCTCTTCCGACAACGAATCCAGTGatttgtctcttcttccttcttctccatcatcgtCACCTTCTCAATCTCTCGTTAAATCTGTATGTTCATTGGTCTGTAACTCCTATCTTCGTCAAAACCATGTCATATCATCATCCCCACACCGCGTCAATCTCGAATTCGATGCTAATTCTCTTACCCACGAGCAAGCCATCACTGTGGTGGCTTCACTCGCGAGCGAAGCTGGTTCAATGGTGGCGCTTTGTTTCTTCTACTGGGCAGTGGGTTTCGAAAAGTTTCGACATTTCATGAGATTGTATCTCGTAACCGCTGATTCTTTGCTTGCTAATGGGAATTTGCAGAAAGCTCATGAGGTAATGCGATGTATGCTTAGAAATTTCTCGGAGATTGGGAGATTGAACGAGGCTGTTGGTATGGTTATGGATATGCAGAATCAGGGGTTAACACCTAGTGCTATAACTCTGAATTGTGTTCTTGAGATTGCGATTGAGTCGGGTTTGATGGAGTATGCAGAGAAcgtgttcgacgaaatgtctGTGAGAGGAGTGTGTCCGGATTCTAGTTCTTTTAAGATTATGGTTATTGGTTGTTTTAGAGATGGTAAGATTCAGGAAGCTGATAGGTGGTTAAGTGGGATGATCCAAAGAGGTTTTATTCCTGATAACGCTACTTGTACTTTGATCCTCACTGCTCTGTGTGAGAATGGTTTAGTTAATAGAGCGATTTGGTATTTTCGTAAGAtgattgatttagggtttaagccAAACTTGATAAACTTTACGTCTTTGATTGATGGATTATGCAAGAAGGGAAGTATCAAGCAGGCTTTTGAGNNNNNNNNNNNNNNNNNNNNNNNNNNNNNNNNNNNNNNNNNNNNNNNNNNNNNNNNNNNNNNNNNNNNNNNNNNNNNNNNNNNNNNNNNNNNNNNTAACTCCTATCTTCGTCAAAACCATGTCATATCATCATCCCCACACCGCGTCAATCTCGAATTCGATGCTAATTCTCTTACCCACGAGCAAGCCATCACTGTGGTGGCTTCACTCGCGAGCGAAGCTGGTTCAATGGTGGCGCTTTGTTTCTTCTACTGGGCAGTGGGTTTCGAAAAGTTTCGACATTTCATGAGATTGTATCTCGTAACCGCTGATTCTTTGCTTGCTAATGGGAATTTGCAGAAAGCTCATGAGGTAATGCGATGTATGCTTAGAAATTTCTCGGAGATTGGGAGATTGAACGAGGCTGTTGGTATGGTTATGGATATGCAGAATCAGGGGTTAACACCTAGTGCTATAACTCTGAATTGTGTTCTTGAGATTGCGATTGAGTCGGGTTTGATGGAGTATGCAGAGAAcgtgttcgacgaaatgtctGTGAGAGGAGTGTGTCCGGATTCTAGTTCTTTTAAGATTATGGTTATTGGTTGTTTTAGAGATGGTAAGATTCAGGAAGCTGATAGGTGGTTAAGTGGGATGATCCAAAGAGGTTTTATTCCTGATAACGCTACTTGTACTTTGATCCTCACTGCTCTGTGTGAGAATGGTTTAGTTAATAGAGCGATTTGGTATTTTCGTAAGAtgattgatttagggtttaagccAAACTTGATAAACTTTACGTCTTTGATTGATGGATTATGCAAGAAGGGAAGTATCAAGCAGGCTTTTGAGGTGTTAGAGGAGATGGTTAGATATGGTTGGAAGCCAAATGTGTATACACACACGGCTTTAATTGATGGGCTATGTAAAAGGGGGTGGACTGAGAAGGCGTTTAGGTTGTTCCTGAAGCTTGTTCGTAGTGATCATTACAAACCCAATGTACATACTTATACTTCGATGATTGGTGGGTATTGCAAAGAAGATAAGTTGAACCGTGCAGAGATGTTGTTTAGCAGAATGAAAGAGCAGGGTTTGTTTCCTAACGTTAACACATATACTACGCTCATCAATGGTCACTGTAAAGGTGGAAATTTTGATAGAGCATACGAGTTGATGAATTTGATGGGTGATGAAGGTTTTAGGCCAAATATTTATACGTATAATGCGGTTGTAGATAGTCTCTGTAAGAAATCAAGGGCGACTGAGGCATATGAGTTGCTGAATAAAGCATTTTCTCGTGGATTAGAAGCTGATGGGGTTACTTACACTATTCTTATTCAAGAACAGTGTAAGCAAAGTGACAATAAGCAAGCTCTTGCTTTCTTTTGTCGGATGAATAAGACTGGTTTTGAAGCTGATATGCGCCTGAACAACATATTGATAGCTGCATTTTGTAGGCAAAAGCAAATGAAGGAAAGCGAGAGGCTTTTTCAGTTAGTGGTGAGTCTTGGCTTGGTTCCAACTAAGGAGACATATACGTCTATGGTTAGCGGGTATTGTAAGGAAGGTGACATCGATCTGGCTTTGAGATATTTTCACAACATGAAGAGACATGGTTGCGTTCCTGATAGCTTCACTTATGGTTCACTAATAAGCGGTCTCTGCAAGAAGTCCATGGTAGATGAAGCTTGTAAGCTTTACGAAGCGATGATTGACAGAGGCTTGTCTCCTCCTGAGGTAACTCGGGTCACATTAGCATATGAGTATTGTAAGAGGAATGATTCAGCCAACGCAATGATCCTGCTTGAACCTTTAGATAAGAAACTGTGGATTAGAACTGTTAGGACACTTGTGAGAAAGTTGTGTAGCGAGAAGAAAGTCGGCGTGGCAGCTCTGTTCTTCCAGAAATTGTTGGAGAAAGATGGTACCGCTGATCGTGTCACCTTAGCTGCTTTCACTACAGCTTGTTCTGAGTCTGGTAAAAACAACCTTGTTGCTGATTTGACCGAGAGAATCTCCAGAGGAGTAGGCTAGAGAAGTGTTTCAATAGCTAATCCAAATTGTGGATCAAGAAACCGTGTTGAGGGAAGTACATGGACTGCTGTTGTTGCATTCTGAATGGAGGGTGGGATTTTGATTATTATCACCAAGACATGAGTGTGAAACTATCTGCCAAGATATTGAACAACACATACTTTTTGAGGGTGATTCGAGTATAAAATTGTCGAAAATTAAACCTTCACGAAATGTTTGATTGTGTTAGTTGATGATTAAGTTTTTATTAATGTAAAAGTACCAATCATTTGAGAAAGAAGTGGgttttctaaaagttttaaacaGGGACCTAGACACTAATGAGTAGCAAGATGTGAGCCTTATCTTTTTTATTACAGCAATTATGCAACGGTGTGTACTTTTTAAGAATTGAATTTTCCACTCTAAAGCATCCAAATGATCACAGGTGAGTCGGTTTAGTTGGGCGTGACAGAAGCAGTGACATAATCCGTCGCTATAGTTGACTCTGTAACCTTTGGGACTATGTGTATAAATAAACTGATCAGGTGAGTCTTTTACTTACATATCTCCTGGTTGATGTCTTATTCCACGATCATCAGCAACAACAGCTTGCTCTCTCTCGCTACAAGGTTCAGTACTCGTGGATCTCGTCTTCAGGTACACTTTTTTTCGAATTCCTAATTCCAATTTCTCTCTGTGCATATTTTCGTATTGGATACaggtttttctgggtttatttTTGATCTGCGAATTGTTTCGATGATGCATCAAACTCTGAGAATTTCGAAAAAGTTTCGAACTTTTGATCTGTTTGGGTCCATATGCTATGAAGCGTAtgatgctctgtttttgttcatgAACCTCTTTTCCTCAAACTGATATGTGGCCTCTGCTTTTGATTTGTCAGAAGTGTACACTTTCAATGGCTCGATCTGCGGTTGATGAGACATCAGATTCAGGAGCTTTTCAAAGAACTGCATCAACAGTTCGAAACTTCGTTTCAAGAGACTCAAATTCTCAGTTTCCAGCTGAATCTGGTAGATACCATCTTTACATATCTTATGCTTGTCCATGGGCTTCTAGATGCATTTCATACTTGAAGATCAAAGGACTTGACGATGCAATAAGCTTCTCGGTGCGTAGACCCAACTCTTTAACACTTCTTATTGTCATGTAGAATCATACCTTTTCCTGAGCGTATTGATCGGATTGttgtttatttgatttccaTCAGTCTGTAAAACCCATTTGGGGAAGAACCAAAGAAACCGATGAGCATATGGGATGGGTCTTTCCGGGTTCAGGTACCGAGGTTCAAGGAGCTGATCCTGACCATCTTAATGGTGCAAAGAGTGTAAGAGAACTCTATGAGATTGCTAGCCCGAACTACACCGGGAAGTATACTGTTCCTGTAAGTCTTTTTTGGCTTCTCAATGTCTTTTAAGTCACTTTTAGTTGGAACTAGATGGAGTGAGTTGAGGTTTTTATGTCAGGTTCTGTGGGATAAGAAGCTCAAAACTGTTGTAAACAACGAGAGTGCAGAAATAATCCGGATGTTCAACACCGAGTTCAATCAAATTGCGGGAAATCCTGATCTCGACCTTTACCCTTCTCATCTCCAAGCAAAAATCGATGAAACCAATGAATGGATCTACAATGGGATAAATAACGGTGTCTATAGATGCGGGTttgcaaagaaacaagaaccttATGAGGAGGTACGTAAGTGTGGAAGCCATGAATACCTATCACCGTACATGCTAATTGATCACATGAGAATGTAAAAGTTTATGGTTCTTATATGTAGGCTGTTGAGCAAGTGTATGAAGCATTAGATAGATGCGAGGAGATTCTTGGAAAACACCGGTACATCTGTGGTAACACTTTGACTGAAACAGATATCAGATTGTTTGTCACCCTTATAAGATTTGACGAGGTAATTGATCCGAGTTTTCTgctttcaaaccaagaaaaagaaacacacaaatatTCAAACGAGCCTGTAAATGTTGAATGCAGGTTTATGCTGTCCACTTCAAATGCAACAAGAAACTCTTAAGGGAGTATCCGAATCTGTTCAACTACACGAAAGACATTTTCCAGATCCCCGGAATGAGTAGCACGGTGAACATGAATCACATTAAGCAGCATTACTATGGAAGCCACCCGTCAATTAACCCTTTCGGGATCATCCCTCATGGACCAAACATCGATTACACTTCGCCACATGATCGACACAGATTCTCCAAATGAAAAACATCTCATCAAAGATTTAAATAATCTTTGACATGTGAGTTGAGTTCTGCTTTCGGAAAGTTCAAAACCATCTTtaccaaataataataagtcGTGTCTTTAACCTTGCAAGTGATGTAAAGTTCTatgttttgagataaaaaaaaaaagctttctgTTTTATATGTTACAGTTTGggtgaaaataatgtttttttgaagTCTCAACAAAATCTTCATGGGatcttttaaaaatccaaaattggaCTGTAGCCAACTTGGAGTTCTCTCCTGAAAATTCTGGGGtcttttaaaaactaattatactTAAGGGGCTGTTTTGCtattaaataaaccaaaccCTATTCATATATAGTTTCACTAGTTTAATCGCAGCTTTCACAAAATCATTACTAAGAACATTCAAGTCGAACAAccggagaagaggaagaggaagaggaagaagaagactaagaactcgtctccttcttcttcttcacctccaTCGTCGTCGTTATCTCCGTCTTTATCTTCACTCCCAGATGAAATCGTGGTGAATTGCTTAGCAAGGATCTCGAAGTCGTACTACCCGACACTCTCGCTCGTTTCCAAAAGCTTCCGTTCAATTCTCTCTTCGACCGAGCTCTACGCAGCTCGATCTCAACTCGGAATCACCGAGCAGTGTCTCTATGTCTCTGCATCAGAGCATGGTTGTCACTTTATCGAATGGTTTAGACTTTGGATTAACCCTAATCGAACCCTACCCGACTCCATGACTAAGAAtatgaggaaaaagaagaagaaaacagtcGAACACTCGTTTGTATCGATTCCGTCTCCAtatctttcttctctgtctttCGATTCTGTTGGTTCAGAGATTTATTTCATCGGCGGACGGGTCGAAAATGGAGGACAGTGGTCACCGTCCAGAGCTGTGCGGGTCCTCGATTGTCGCAGTCAAACTTGGCGTGTTGCCCCTAGCATGATCTTACCCCGGATGTTTTCCAGTACATGTGTCTACGATGGAAAAATCTATGTAATGGGAGGTAGCCACGGGTTAGATAATGAATCATGGGCGGAAGTATTTGATACAAAGACTTTGACTTGGGCATGCCTCCCCGATCCGGGTACTGAGGTACGCAAGTTGtacatttttagaaacacaGAGATCGACGGAAAGCTTTACTTTGGCAGTAGAGAAGATATGTATGCTTATGACACAAAGCAAGGTAAATGGGAATGCGGTAAAGGCTTGGTTGCAACGTTTCCGATGTCAGAATGTGTGATAGAGAATGTATCCTACTCCTATGGTCTAGAAGGCAACGGGTGCTGGTGGTATGACATTAAGTCTGAGAAGTGAAAGGGTTAGAGTCACTAAATGACAAGTACAAGAGGAATGGTGGCAAAAATGGTCGTATAACTAAAGTAGTTAGCACTGGTGGGAAACTCTTGCTTCTTTGGGAAGAATGTACGAACTTCAACACCAATCATAGGAAGAAGATTTGGTGTGTGGAAATTGGCTTGGAAGCGCGTGATGGAGGTGAGGTTTGGGGAAATGTTGAGTGGGTTGATGTTGTGCGTAGTGTCCCCACATCATATCAATTCTTGCGTTGTCTTGTTGTCTCGGTTTGACTTGTATCCAAGGTATGTTCAGtcgttttgatatttttttggaatataacATCAGTTTGCAAgttccaattaaaaaaaaaaatctgcatacATAATATAGGGAGACATAGTGTAGTTCATGCGTCTTTTGCCAAAGTTCGAGCTAAGAAAGtgtattttctatatatataatactagtaGTCACTCCGTGCGTAGCacggatttattttatattgttttagatatcttttgtaattttggagattgttagttaaaacaatattaattaaataaaaatattatgtaagattTGAGATATAAGGGTTAGTAAAATGTGTATCTTTCTATTTATAAGAGAAATTGTAGTTAAGAGCATAtggaaaaattattatttaattggataAGAAATAAACTAATCTTTATATCAATTAagtaaatgtaatttatacTTTCTCTGGTTTTTTACTTGTCGTTTAATGTTTCCTcacacaaacttaaaaaaactattatattgtcggttttacctttttattactatattttttataaatattttgacactgtggggtagtgtcggtcgacaccaaggccagtgtcggtcgacacttggctggtgtcggtcgacacttggctggtgtcggtcgacacctcccttccagcgagatgatgtttgatttcctgttttgtatgtcttgtttgttgattgtttggaacattggtatcactgttgcttgtgtgtatagcccaatagatgggaggattgcctcactgagtgtttatcaaatactcatgcatctcaatatgtgtttgtggtgcaggtaaaggcaaagtgtgatcgtggaatcaaggtgatgaagaggaggatgttctagggaagtcgattgtatgttgtctggcgttgctaggttgctagagttgggtctttagaaacattgttaggttgtcggtttcatgtttcctaatgtttgattattggattgttgttatggattattattggttattttattattggatatttattagtattgttatttccgttgttgattgtggttgtggataggtggctagtggatatgggaccactagttgtagttgatattatatttatatttattatttattaatttaaaaaataaacgggtcgggtcatttCAAAATAGGAAAGTTAACAAAAATGTGTCAGGTTTATAGAAATACATTACTgtaaattaataactaaattgtctatttttttaaatatatattcaagagttatatattataaatataaatctatagACAGGCATCTTagctaatcaaatcatgaatttaaatatatattcacttctctctttaaatagaaacatatatagtttcatctttatttaaaaacatatatatatatatatatatatatattcaattatcatttagttatttagaaattatatattaaaatatattttagtttattttaaatggattgaaaatgaaataaaataatgtaatatcaagatcatgtgaattacttatattaaagtgtggaaATAAAACAGCAAATTATTACTTGACATTATCCTTAAACTATTTgatcatcaaattatttgttacactaaaaattaaaagaaacaaaatgacactTGTGAAAGAAGGGAACATCATATGACAATCTTTTGTAgctttccaaaagaaaactttaccttattattagatgatataatatagtaaggtTTATTTCAACTCTTACTCTAAGAATCTGACTCCCAACATAattatgtattaaaaatattttaaaatcaaatacacatgaaattatatattttcttttataattattttaaaacgaTTGCATAAATCATAAAAAGATGAACAATGTAAAGATAATTTACATTTgtggaaaaaatattcaattttaaagTTAGGAACTTCCCAAAAACGGATGATCCGAACAATGATACTATTGTTAcctgtgttttgttgtttgttggagattgaatcgaggatagaatagaaagtaaatgttttagttttcacaatagtATGAAAGAGGATGTGCTTGTATAGTTTtaggttgtttttagaaaactaaactttatacaATGTTTCAGccttttagagagagagaagagattgaaatcaaatattaataatcataaattcgcaagtgtttcaaaataataagttaaaaatgagaagttctgtaaacaaaaatgaaaactgagGAAAATAGTGGGTATATATAAGacaatgcataaaatgatggtattctttaaaatcaaacctaTGTAATTATGTTCATACACCATAGAACCTAAAACAAAATACTGATCAacccaaataaaaatagaaaatggtttcatacttttaaagtaaaaactgaaaccaaattaatttatgatagactaatttaaaaatatagaagattttataatatatataagataattgttgtatagtttgctttttgaaattttttcaacattgttacaaaaatatattccttccatttttagttttagcatataatatatttcataatgaaatcatacaccatagaacctaaaaaaaatactgatcaacccaactgaaaaatataaactgataccaaataaaaatagaaaatggtttcatacttttaaagttGAAATTGTTGGGGCTGATAAAAAAATACTGAGTATTTTAAAGTAGAAATTGTTAGATTCAAACATAGAAATTAGACCTAagaattcaaacttataaatttaatttaatgttggtaTAATTCCGAGATGAAACCAACGACAACT
It encodes the following:
- the LOC104723051 gene encoding pentatricopeptide repeat-containing protein At4g19890 isoform X1; this translates as MASLLTKSNRFLLRPSEIPNSLCSLLFFRLISSDNESSDLSLLPSSPSSSPSQSLVKSVCSLVCNSYLRQNHVISSSPHRVNLEFDANSLTHEQAITVVASLASEAGSMVALCFFYWAVGFEKFRHFMRLYLVTADSLLANGNLQKAHEVMRCMLRNFSEIGRLNEAVGMVMDMQNQGLTPSAITLNCVLEIAIESGLMEYAENVFDEMSVRGVCPDSSSFKIMVIGCFRDGKIQEADRWLSGMIQRGFIPDNATCTLILTALCENGLVNRAIWYFRKMIDLGFKPNLINFTSLIDGLCKKGSIKQAFEVLEEMVRYGWKPNVYTHTALIDGLCKRGWTEKAFRLFLKLVRSDHYKPNVHTYTSMIGGYCKEDKLNRAEMLFSRMKEQGLFPNVNTYTTLINGHCKGGNFDRAYELMNLMGDEGFRPNIYTYNAVVDSLCKKSRATEAYELLNKAFSRGLEADGVTYTILIQEQCKQSDNKQALAFFCRMNKTGFEADMRLNNILIAAFCRQKQMKESERLFQLVVSLGLVPTKETYTSMVSGYCKEGDIDLALRYFHNMKRHGCVPDSFTYGSLISGLCKKSMVDEACKLYEAMIDRGLSPPEVTRVTLAYEYCKRNDSANAMILLEPLDKKLWIRTVRTLVRKLCSEKKVGVAALFFQKLLEKDGTADRVTLAAFTTACSESGKNNLVADLTERISRGVG
- the LOC104723050 gene encoding uncharacterized protein LOC104723050; the encoded protein is MSYSTIISNNSLLSLATRFSTRGSRLQKCTLSMARSAVDETSDSGAFQRTASTVRNFVSRDSNSQFPAESGRYHLYISYACPWASRCISYLKIKGLDDAISFSSVKPIWGRTKETDEHMGWVFPGSGTEVQGADPDHLNGAKSVRELYEIASPNYTGKYTVPVLWDKKLKTVVNNESAEIIRMFNTEFNQIAGNPDLDLYPSHLQAKIDETNEWIYNGINNGVYRCGFAKKQEPYEEAVEQVYEALDRCEEILGKHRYICGNTLTETDIRLFVTLIRFDEVYAVHFKCNKKLLREYPNLFNYTKDIFQIPGMSSTVNMNHIKQHYYGSHPSINPFGIIPHGPNIDYTSPHDRHRFSK
- the LOC104723051 gene encoding pentatricopeptide repeat-containing protein At4g19890 isoform X2 → MASLLTKSNRFLLRPSEIPNSLCSLLFFRLISSDNESSDLSLLPSSPSSSPSQSLVKSVCSLVCNSYLRQNHVISSSPHRVNLEFDANSLTHEQAITVVASLASEAGSMVALCFFYWAVGFEKFRHFMRLYLVTADSLLANGNLQKAHEVMRCMLRNFSEIGRLNEAVGMVMDMQNQGLTPSAITLNCVLEIAIESGLMEYAENVFDEMSVRGVCPDSSSFKIMVIGCFRDGKIQEADRWLSGMIQRGFIPDNATCTLILTALCENGLVNRAIWYFRKMIDLGFKPNLINFTSLIDGLCKKGSIKQAFEVLEEMVRYGWKPNVYTHTALIDGLCKRGWTEKAFRLFLKLVRSDHYKPNVHTYTSMIGGYCKEDKLNRAEMLFSRMKEQGLFPNVNTYTTLINGHCKGGNFDRAYELMNLMGDEGFRPNIYTYNAVVDSLCKKSRATEAYELLNKAFSRGLEADGVTYTILIQEQCKQSDNKQALAFFCRMNKTGFEADMRLNNILIAAFCRQKQMKESERLFQLVVSLGLVPTKETYTSMVSGYCKEGDIDLALRYFHNMKRHGCVPDSFTYGSLISGLCKKSMVDEACKLYEAMIDRGLSPPEVTRVTLAYEYCKRNDSANAMILLEPLDKKLWIRTVRTLVRKLCSEKKVGVAALFFQKLLEKDGTADRVTLAAFTTACSESGKNNLVADLTERISRGVG